The following are encoded in a window of Gossypium raimondii isolate GPD5lz chromosome 13, ASM2569854v1, whole genome shotgun sequence genomic DNA:
- the LOC105782675 gene encoding serine/arginine-rich splicing factor SR30, giving the protein MGRSSRTLYVGNLPGDTRMREVEDLFYKYGPIVDIDLKIPPRPPGYAFVEFEDPRDAEDAIRGRDGYNFDGNRLRVELAHGGRRPSSVDRYSSYSGSSSRGPSRRSDYRVLVTGLPSSASWQDLKDHMRKAGDVCFSQVFRDRGGMTGIVDYTNYDDMKYAIRKLDDSEFRNAFSRAYIRVKEYDSRYDSRRSYSRSPSRSPYSRSPSRSYSYRSRSRSRSKSPRAKYLRRSLSVSRSVSPRSRSVSPARSYSRSRSKSRSITPSPCPRKRSPSRSRSVTRSHSPSEKSE; this is encoded by the exons ATGGGCCGCTCAAGCCGCACGCTCTATGTGGGCAATCTGCCTGGGGATACTCGTATGAGAGAAGTTGAAGATTTATTTTACAAG TATGGACCCATTGTTGATATTGACTTGAAGATCCCACCAAGGCCCCCTGGTTATGCATTTGTTGAG TTTGAGGATCCTCGTGATGCTGAAGATGCAATTCGTGGTCGAGATGGTTATAACTTTGATGGGAATCGTCTAAGG gTTGAACTTGCTCATGGTGGGCGAAGACCTTCATCTGTGGATCGTTATAGTAGTTACAGTGGTAGCAGTAGCCGTGGGCCTTCCAGGCGCTCTGACTATCGTG TTTTGGTGACTGGTTTACCTTCTTCTGCTTCATGGCAAGACCTAAAG GATCACATGCGAAAAGCTGGGGATGTCTGTTTCTCTCAAGTGTTTCGTGATCGTGGAG GCATGACAGGGATTGTAGATTACACGAACTATGATGATATGAAATATGCT ATAAGGAAGCTTGATGACTCTGAGTTTCGAAATGCATTTAGCCGGGCTTACATACGG GTGAAGGAGTATGATTCAAGATATGATTCTAGGCGCAGCTACTCTAGAAGTCCTAGTCGTAGCCCATATAGTCGAAGCCCTAGTCGCAGTTATAGTTATAGGAGCAGGAGCAGGAGCAGGAG CAAGTCTCCAAGGGCCAAATACTTACGTCGGTCTCTATCTGTATCAAGGTCCGTCTCACCTCGTTCCCGTTCAGTGTCACCTGCCCGCTCCTATTCAAG ATCTCGATCGAAATCAAGATCAATCACTCCATCT CCTTGCCCACGAAAACGCAGTCCAAGTAGGAGCCGAAGTGTAACTCGTTCTCATTCACCATCT
- the LOC105781538 gene encoding uncharacterized protein LOC105781538: MGNGIEAVLVSPDRDHYPLTSKLDFDCTNNMAEYEACIIGIRASIECKIKREENQMADALATLASMVKVNKQEDANENDKRTLRRLVNDYVLDGETLYKRRKDQVLLRCVEAIEAKKILEEVHEGVCETHANGFTMARKIMRFRYFWSTMEGDCINYAKRCHKRQIYGDKIHVPHLPLHVITSPWTFSMWGMDVIRPILPKASNGHRFTFVVIEHFTNWVEFTSYVSVTKSTLSKFLKKEIICRYGMPKRIISDNALNINTSTIAKLPFALYTYRTSIRTSTEATPFSLVYGMETVLPIKVEILSVRVLSKLKLDEEEWIQSQYDQLNLIEGKRLKAICHGQIYQKRMM; encoded by the exons ATGGGTAACGGGATCGAGGCAGTCCTGGTATCCCCAGACAGAGATCATTATCCTCTTACCAGCAAACTCgattttgattgtacaaataatATGGCAGAATACGAAGCATGCATCATAGGTATCCGTGCATCCATAGAATGTAAGATCAAG CGAGaggaaaatcagatggctgatgcccTGGCTACCTTAGCTTCCATGGTCAAAGTGAACAAACAAGAGGAT GCAAACGAGAATGATAAAAGAACACTGAGGAGACTGGTTaatgactatgtcttagatggggagaccctatataaaagaagaaaggatCAAGTGCTACTAAGATGTGTGGAAGCTATTGAGGCCAAGAAAATcttggaagaagtccatgagggtgtttgCGAAACACATGCcaatggttttacaatggccagGAAAATCATGAGGTTCAGATATTtttggtccaccatggaaggggattgtaTCAATTATGCCAAGAGATGTCATAAACGCCAAATTTATGGTgacaaaattcatgtgcctCATTTAcctcttcacgttataacttctcCATGgactttctctatgtggggcatggatgttattAGGCCGATCTTGCCAAaagcttctaatgggcatcgatTCACCTTTGTGGTCATTGAACACTTCACCAACTGGGTAGAATTCACTTCTTACGTCAGTGTCACGAAGTCGACACtcagcaaattcttgaagaaagagatcatatgtcggtatgggaTGCCAAAAAGgattatatctgacaatgcattgAATATAAACACCAGTACAATAGCGAAG ttaccatttgccctctaCACTTATCGAACATCTATTAGAACCTCCACCGAGGCAACTCCTTTctcattggtttatggaatggagacAGTTTTACCCATTAAAGTCGAGATTCTTTCTGTCCGAGTTTTGTCAAAGTTGAAGTTAGATGAAGAAGAATGGATTCAATCCCaatatgatcagttgaacttgattGAAGGAAAAAGGCTGAAAGCTATCTGTCATGGTCAAATATACCAAAAACGAATGATGTGA